A single genomic interval of Litoreibacter ponti harbors:
- the fabF gene encoding beta-ketoacyl-ACP synthase II, with the protein MRRVVVTGIGMVTPLGDGVETTWANALAGKSGARTIEKFDASHLGTGYACEVPRGTGEGEFNADDYMEPKDARKVDDFILYGMAAAQQAVEDADWMPEDMGERERTGVMIGSGIGGLSSIADTAVLIKERGPRRVSPFFIPGALVNLVSGQVSIRYGFKGPNHAVVTACSTGAHAIGDAARLIALDDADVMIAGGAESPICEIGIAGFNACKALSTTHADDPEKASRPWDADRDGFVMGEGAGVVVLEEYEHAKARGAKIYAEVLGYGLSGDAHHITAPPDDHEGAERAMRAAVKRAGIAPGDIDYVNAHGTSTMADTIELGAVERLLGDACSKVAMSSTKSMTGHLLGAAGAIEAIFCILAIRDQVCPPTINLDNPAAETDINLCANSKVERDVNVVLSNSFGFGGTNACLIMGKV; encoded by the coding sequence ATGCGTCGAGTTGTTGTGACCGGGATCGGAATGGTGACGCCTTTGGGCGACGGGGTGGAGACGACCTGGGCCAACGCGCTGGCCGGGAAATCCGGTGCGCGCACGATCGAGAAGTTCGATGCGTCCCACCTTGGCACCGGTTATGCCTGCGAAGTGCCGCGGGGCACCGGGGAGGGCGAATTCAACGCTGATGACTACATGGAGCCCAAGGACGCGCGGAAGGTGGATGACTTCATCCTCTACGGCATGGCCGCGGCGCAGCAGGCGGTGGAAGATGCCGACTGGATGCCCGAGGATATGGGCGAGCGCGAGCGCACGGGTGTCATGATCGGCTCTGGCATTGGGGGTCTGTCCTCAATTGCCGACACGGCCGTCCTGATCAAGGAGCGCGGGCCGCGGCGCGTCTCGCCTTTCTTTATTCCGGGCGCGTTGGTCAATCTGGTATCGGGTCAGGTGTCGATCCGCTACGGCTTCAAGGGACCGAACCACGCAGTTGTTACGGCCTGCTCGACCGGCGCGCATGCCATTGGCGATGCAGCGCGGCTGATCGCGCTGGACGACGCGGATGTGATGATCGCGGGCGGAGCGGAAAGCCCGATCTGCGAAATTGGAATCGCGGGCTTCAACGCCTGCAAGGCGTTGTCCACCACGCATGCGGACGATCCCGAGAAGGCGTCGCGTCCGTGGGATGCGGACCGCGATGGCTTCGTGATGGGCGAGGGCGCGGGCGTCGTCGTGCTGGAAGAATACGAGCATGCCAAGGCGCGTGGCGCGAAGATTTACGCCGAAGTGCTGGGCTACGGGCTGTCAGGCGATGCGCACCACATCACGGCCCCGCCAGATGACCACGAAGGCGCGGAGCGTGCGATGCGTGCGGCTGTGAAGCGGGCGGGGATTGCGCCGGGCGATATCGACTATGTCAACGCCCACGGCACCTCGACCATGGCGGATACGATTGAGCTGGGCGCTGTGGAGCGTCTGCTGGGTGATGCGTGTTCCAAGGTTGCGATGTCGTCGACCAAGTCGATGACGGGGCACCTGCTTGGGGCTGCGGGCGCGATCGAGGCGATCTTCTGCATTCTGGCGATCCGGGATCAGGTCTGCCCACCAACGATCAATCTTGATAATCCCGCCGCTGAGACAGATATTAATCTCTGTGCAAACAGCAAGGTAGAGCGCGACGTTAATGTCGTCTTGTCGAACTCCTTTGGCTTTGGCGGCACCAATGCCTGCCTGATCATGGGGAAAGTGTGA
- a CDS encoding ester cyclase: MSQIAAAKATARAFTDAFDASPPDARLRVLKQHSTPDFTWRGVHPFNVQPGAEAAMQAFWTPLLTAFTALQRREDVFFAGQNDCDSFTSTWTCSMGHFMGLFDQPWLGIPPTGKMAFLRYAEFHRIEDGKIAETALFCDVLSVMAQAGVDPMPPQTGASFIIPGPRTNDGLLLAPQPEAEGTKTLALVNNMAAMITEANKALQGESDWSLSPHEELALNWHEDMIWYGPHGIGSTYTIDRYIAQHQRPFRTHLADRVFNGHVARLAEGNYCGFFGWPNLTMTPLGGYLGMPGGGAPADMRVVDIYRRDGDKLSENWVIIDMLHFLKMQGLDVLDRLAQGVR; encoded by the coding sequence ATGTCCCAGATTGCTGCCGCCAAGGCCACCGCGCGCGCCTTTACCGACGCCTTCGACGCCAGCCCGCCCGACGCGCGTCTTCGGGTTCTGAAGCAGCACTCAACGCCCGACTTCACATGGCGCGGCGTTCACCCGTTCAATGTGCAACCGGGGGCCGAGGCTGCGATGCAGGCCTTCTGGACCCCGCTCCTCACCGCCTTCACCGCGCTCCAGCGGCGCGAGGATGTCTTCTTCGCCGGCCAAAATGATTGCGACAGCTTCACCTCGACCTGGACCTGCTCCATGGGGCATTTCATGGGCTTGTTTGACCAGCCCTGGCTCGGCATCCCGCCCACCGGCAAGATGGCCTTCCTGCGCTATGCGGAGTTCCACCGGATCGAGGACGGCAAAATCGCCGAGACCGCGCTGTTTTGCGATGTGCTCTCGGTCATGGCGCAGGCCGGGGTCGATCCGATGCCGCCCCAGACCGGCGCCAGCTTCATCATCCCCGGGCCTCGCACCAATGACGGGCTGCTCCTCGCACCGCAGCCTGAGGCCGAAGGCACCAAGACCCTCGCCCTCGTCAACAACATGGCCGCAATGATCACCGAGGCGAACAAGGCGCTGCAGGGAGAAAGCGATTGGTCACTCTCGCCCCATGAAGAGTTGGCGCTCAACTGGCACGAGGACATGATTTGGTACGGCCCCCACGGCATTGGCTCGACCTACACGATCGACCGCTATATCGCGCAGCACCAACGCCCATTCCGCACCCATCTCGCCGACCGGGTCTTCAACGGACACGTCGCGCGATTGGCCGAGGGCAACTATTGCGGCTTCTTCGGCTGGCCCAATCTGACCATGACGCCGCTTGGCGGCTATCTCGGCATGCCCGGCGGCGGCGCGCCCGCCGATATGCGCGTGGTCGATATCTACCGCCGCGACGGCGACAAGCTGTCCGAGAACTGGGTGATCATCGACATGCTGCATTTCCTCAAGATGCAAGGCCTCGACGTGCTGGACAGGCTCGCCCAAGGCGTCCGCTAG